AGACGGATCAAACTCGGCCTCATCCTTCGTTGGATGAATGCAGTCAACTGGGCAAACATCTACACAGGCCCCGTCTTTGGTGCCAATACAAGGCTCAGCGATGATGTGCGTCATCGAGCACAGTCTCCTTACAAATGGGCTCAAACAAGCCCGTATGGTAGCAGGCTGCCCCGTCGTCAAATGGGGCTCTGTTACTGAGAAACTGTCGACCAAACCAAGCGATCGCCTCCAACGAACCAAAGAACGATACTCAAATACAGAACCGTTTCAGGTCCGAAGGCCCGCTCCTTGCTCACCTCAAATCGAACGTGGGTGGAACTCGAAGGCCCCGCCTTGGCTGACCCAAAATTGAACACGGGCGGAGCTTGAAGGCTCCGCCCGTGTGTATGAACTGAATCGCTGAGAAATAGGCGCTATCTGCGTCTAGTTGCCTTCTTGCGAGTCGCCTTCTTACGGGTGGCCTTCTTACGAGTGGCCTTCTTACGAGTGGCCTTCTTGCGGGTGGCCTTTTTGCGACCACCAGCTTTCTTTCTTGTGGCACGTTTCTTTGCCATGTATTTGATCTCCTGTTTCTACGCTAGCGTGTCGGAGAATGCGCAGGAACTGCGTGCGGAACGTCCGCTTAGCAAAATTTTTACCTTCATCGGGCCTGTCTGTGAAGTCTCTTGACAGAAAAAAAATTACTATGGGAGAATACATGCAGTGGATAACACCTCCGTGATACACATCATCGTCCATGGATCGGCGGGCCGTATGGGGTCTGCGGTGACCTCAATTGCTGGCGAGATGTCAGACTTTGAGCTTGCTGCAGGAGTCAGGCGTCTTGAGCAATATTCTGATGCTGATCGGGCCAAACTTGCGTCACTTCAGCCAGATGTTGTACTTGATTTCACGCTCGATCCAGGACCGCTGGCGGGATTGGAATTAGCCCAAGAATCTGGCTGCCCATTGCTGGTAGGAACAACCGGCATGTCGCAGCAAACTACTGAAAAAATAGTACTTGCAAGCAAAAGTCTCCCTGTACTCCTGGCTCCAAATACATCGATCATGGTGGCTCAGATGCGACAGCTTGTCACCACTGCAGCGGCCTTTTTTGGAGTGGATACAAAGGTATCTATTGAGGAGACGCACCAATCAACCAAAAGGGATGCGCCGTCTGGAACTGCCCTTGATTTAGCCGCTGCGATCAGCGCCGTTAATCCAAAATCACAGGT
This is a stretch of genomic DNA from Phycisphaerales bacterium. It encodes these proteins:
- a CDS encoding dihydrodipicolinate reductase C-terminal domain-containing protein — protein: MDNTSVIHIIVHGSAGRMGSAVTSIAGEMSDFELAAGVRRLEQYSDADRAKLASLQPDVVLDFTLDPGPLAGLELAQESGCPLLVGTTGMSQQTTEKIVLASKSLPVLLAPNTSIMVAQMRQLVTTAAAFFGVDTKVSIEETHQSTKRDAPSGTALDLAAAISAVNPKSQVRDHIKSNRIEGASPSHEISFETPEEIFKIFHNARSNRAYALGALTAARWIVGRSPGCYSMADVVTSPPK